Proteins encoded together in one Musa acuminata AAA Group cultivar baxijiao chromosome BXJ3-6, Cavendish_Baxijiao_AAA, whole genome shotgun sequence window:
- the LOC135641592 gene encoding ubiquinol oxidase 1a, mitochondrial-like — protein MMMMMSSRMAGSTLLRHLGPRLFSGASAVRGAAAAGGPACSSLLSRATASEPTPLHQRLFPVRMAGTTATPAVGGDRGQGEAKPSAAAKDAIASYWGVQPSKITNVDGTPWRWSCFMPWETYKADVSIDLKKHHVPATLLDKIAYWLVKALRVPTDIFFQRRYGCRAMMLETVAAVPGMVGGMLLHLRSLRRFEQSGGWIRALLEEAENERMHLMTFMEVAQPRWYERAIVLAVQGVFFNAYFLGYLVSPKFAHRVTGYLEEEAIHSYTEYLRDLEAGKIDNVPAPSIAIDYWRLPADATLKDVVVVVRADEAHHRDVNHFASDIHYQGLELKDSPAPLGYH, from the exons atgatgatgatgatgagttctcGGATGGCCGGGTCGACGCTGCTCAGGCACCTCGGGCCCCGCCTCTTCTCCGGCGCCTCCGCGGTCCGCGGCGCCGCTGCTGCTGGAGGGCCGGCCTGCTCGTCACTCCTTTCCCGGGCCACTGCGTCGGAGCCCACCCCGTTGCACCAGCGCCTCTTCCCCGTCCGGATGGCCGGCACCACGGCGACTCCGGCTGTTGGTGGAGACCGAGGGCAGGGCGAGGCGAAGCCTTCCGCCGCCGCGAAGGATGCGATCGCGAGCTATTGGGGCGTCCAGCCCTCCAAGATCACCAACGTGGACGGCACCCCCTGGAGATGGTCTTGCTTCATG CCATGGGAGACGTACAAGGCGGATGTCTCGATTGATCTGAAGAAGCACCACGTTCCCGCGACCCTCCTCGACAAGATCGCGTACTGGCTGGTGAAAGCCCTCCGAGTCCCCACGGATATCTTCTTCCAG AGGAGGTATGGTTGCCGCGCGATGATGTTGGAGACGGTGGCGGCTGTGCCGGGGATGGTCGGCGGCATGCTGCTCCACCTCCGCTCCCTTCGCCGCTTCGAGCAGAGCGGCGGGTGGATCCGCGCGCTGCTGGAGGAGGCGGAGAACGAGCGGATGCACCTGATGACCTTCATGGAGGTGGCGCAGCCGCGGTGGTACGAGCGCGCCATCGTCCTCGCGGTGCAGGGCGTCTTCTTCAACGCCTACTTCCTGGGCTACCTCGTCTCCCCCAAGTTCGCCCATCGCGTGACCGGCTACCTGGAGGAGGAGGCCATCCACTCCTACACCGAGTACCTAAGGGACCTGGAGGCCGGCAAGATCGACAACGTCCCCGCCCCCTCCATCGCCATCGACTACTGGCGTCTCCCCGCCGACGCCACTCTCAAGGATGTGGTCGTGGTCGTCCGCGCGGACGAGGCGCACCATCGTGACGTCAATCACTTCGCTTCG GACATCCATTACCAGGGATTGGAACTCAAAGATTCACCGGCACCGCTCGGTTACCACTAA